The Cynocephalus volans isolate mCynVol1 chromosome 2, mCynVol1.pri, whole genome shotgun sequence genome window below encodes:
- the CHMP7 gene encoding charged multivesicular body protein 7 isoform X2, with the protein MRSACPSCSPPSRGVASRGELQRESDFMASVDSSWISWGVGVFLLKPLKWTLSNMLGDNKVPAEEVLVAVELLKEKAEEVYRLYQNSPLSSHPVVALSELSTLCANSCPDERTFYLVLLQLQKEKRVTVLEQNGEKIVKFARGPHAKVSPVNDVDVGVYQLMQSEQLLSRKVESLSQEAERCKEEARRACRAGKKQLALRSLKAKQRTEKRIEALHAKLDTVQGILDRIYASQTDQMVFNAYQAGVGALKLSMKDVTVEKAESLVDQIQELCDTQDEVSQTLAGGVTNGLDFDSEELEKELDILLQDTTKEPLDLSSNPHETFYTNSVPNPRISDAELEAELEKLSLSEGGLVPSSKSPKRQLEPTL; encoded by the exons atgaggagcGCATGTCCTTCCTGTTCTCCGCCTTCAAGAGGAGTCGCGAG TCGAGGAGAGTTGCAGCGGGAGTCAGACTTCATGGCCAGTGTGGACAGCAGCTGGATCTCCTGGGGGGTCGGAGTCTTCCTGCTGAAGCCCCTCAAGTGGACTCTTTCTAACATGCTGGGGGATAATAAAGTTCCAGCCGAGGAAGTACTTGTGGCTGTGGAGCTGCTTAAG GAAAAGGCCGAGGAGGTGTATCGTCTATATCAGAACTCCCCGCTCTCTTCCCACCCTGTGGTGGCCCTGTCGGAGCTAAGCACACTTTGCGCCAACTCCTGCCCAGATGAGAGGACCTTCTACCTAGTGCTGCTGCAGctgcagaaggagaagagagtcACAGTCCTCGAGCAGAATGGGGAAAAG ATTGTGAAGTTTGCCCGGGGGCCACATGCCAAGGTCTCTCCTGTCAACGACGTAGACGTTGGGGTATACCAGCTGATGCAGAGTGAGCAGCTTCTCTCGCGCAAAGTGGAGTCCTTATCCCAGGAAGCAGAGAG GTGTAAAGAAGAAGCCCGCCGGGCATGCCGAGCAGGAAAGAAGCAACTG GCACTGAGGTCTCTCAAAGCCAAGCAACGGACGGAGAAGCGTATTGAGGCCCTGCATGCCAAGCTGGACACTGTTCAAGGCATCCTGGACCGGATCTATGCCTCGCAGACGGATCAGATG GTTTTCAATGCCTACCAGGCTGGGGTAGGAGCACTAAAACTCTCCATGAAAGATGTCACAGTGGAGAAGGCAGAGAGCCTTGTGGATCAGATCCAAGAG CTGTGTGACACCCAGGATGAAGTTTCTCAGACTCTGGCTGGGGGGGTAACCAATGGCTTAG attttgacAGTGAGGAACTGGAGAAGGAACTGGACATCCTCCTTCAGGATACCACCAAAGAACCTTTGGATCTGTCCAGCAACCCCCATGAGACATTTTACACCAACAGTGTGCCTAACCCTAGGATCTCGGATGCTGAACTTGAAGCTGAACTTGAGAAACTGTCTTTATCAGAGGGAG GTTTGGTCCCAAGTAGTAAATCTCCGAAAAGGCAATTAGAACCTACTCTCTAA
- the CHMP7 gene encoding charged multivesicular body protein 7 isoform X3 encodes MWSPEREAEAPAGGDPAGLLPPEWEEDEERMSFLFSAFKRSREVNSTDWDSKMGFWAPLVLSHSRRQGVVRLRLRDLQEAFQRKGSVPLGLATVLQDLLRRGELQRESDFMASVDSSWISWGVGVFLLKPLKWTLSNMLGDNKVPAEEVLVAVELLKEKAEEVYRLYQNSPLSSHPVVALSELSTLCANSCPDERTFYLVLLQLQKEKRVTVLEQNGEKIVKFARGPHAKVSPVNDVDVGVYQLMQSEQLLSRKVESLSQEAERCKEEARRACRAGKKQLALRSLKAKQRTEKRIEALHAKLDTVQGILDRIYASQTDQMVFNAYQAGVGALKLSMKDVTVEKAESLVDQIQEILTVRNWRRNWTSSFRIPPKNLWICPATPMRHFTPTVCLTLGSRMLNLKLNLRNCLYQREVWSQVVNLRKGN; translated from the exons ATGTGGTCCCCGGAGCGGGAGGCCGAGGCCCCGGCCGGGGGAGACCCGGCGGGCCTACTGCCCCCCGAgtgggaggaggatgaggagcGCATGTCCTTCCTGTTCTCCGCCTTCAAGAGGAGTCGCGAGGTGAACAGCACCGACTGGGACAGCAAGATGGGCTTCTGGGCGCCGCTGGTGCTGAGCCACAGCCGCCGCCAGGGGGTGGTGCGCCTGCGTCTGCGGGACTTGCAGGAGGCCTTCCAGCGCAAGGGCAGCGTCCCGCTGGGGCTGGCCACGGTGCTGCAGGACCTGCTGCG TCGAGGAGAGTTGCAGCGGGAGTCAGACTTCATGGCCAGTGTGGACAGCAGCTGGATCTCCTGGGGGGTCGGAGTCTTCCTGCTGAAGCCCCTCAAGTGGACTCTTTCTAACATGCTGGGGGATAATAAAGTTCCAGCCGAGGAAGTACTTGTGGCTGTGGAGCTGCTTAAG GAAAAGGCCGAGGAGGTGTATCGTCTATATCAGAACTCCCCGCTCTCTTCCCACCCTGTGGTGGCCCTGTCGGAGCTAAGCACACTTTGCGCCAACTCCTGCCCAGATGAGAGGACCTTCTACCTAGTGCTGCTGCAGctgcagaaggagaagagagtcACAGTCCTCGAGCAGAATGGGGAAAAG ATTGTGAAGTTTGCCCGGGGGCCACATGCCAAGGTCTCTCCTGTCAACGACGTAGACGTTGGGGTATACCAGCTGATGCAGAGTGAGCAGCTTCTCTCGCGCAAAGTGGAGTCCTTATCCCAGGAAGCAGAGAG GTGTAAAGAAGAAGCCCGCCGGGCATGCCGAGCAGGAAAGAAGCAACTG GCACTGAGGTCTCTCAAAGCCAAGCAACGGACGGAGAAGCGTATTGAGGCCCTGCATGCCAAGCTGGACACTGTTCAAGGCATCCTGGACCGGATCTATGCCTCGCAGACGGATCAGATG GTTTTCAATGCCTACCAGGCTGGGGTAGGAGCACTAAAACTCTCCATGAAAGATGTCACAGTGGAGAAGGCAGAGAGCCTTGTGGATCAGATCCAAGAG attttgacAGTGAGGAACTGGAGAAGGAACTGGACATCCTCCTTCAGGATACCACCAAAGAACCTTTGGATCTGTCCAGCAACCCCCATGAGACATTTTACACCAACAGTGTGCCTAACCCTAGGATCTCGGATGCTGAACTTGAAGCTGAACTTGAGAAACTGTCTTTATCAGAGGGAG GTTTGGTCCCAAGTAGTAAATCTCCGAAAAGGCAATTAG
- the CHMP7 gene encoding charged multivesicular body protein 7 isoform X1 — MWSPEREAEAPAGGDPAGLLPPEWEEDEERMSFLFSAFKRSREVNSTDWDSKMGFWAPLVLSHSRRQGVVRLRLRDLQEAFQRKGSVPLGLATVLQDLLRRGELQRESDFMASVDSSWISWGVGVFLLKPLKWTLSNMLGDNKVPAEEVLVAVELLKEKAEEVYRLYQNSPLSSHPVVALSELSTLCANSCPDERTFYLVLLQLQKEKRVTVLEQNGEKIVKFARGPHAKVSPVNDVDVGVYQLMQSEQLLSRKVESLSQEAERCKEEARRACRAGKKQLALRSLKAKQRTEKRIEALHAKLDTVQGILDRIYASQTDQMVFNAYQAGVGALKLSMKDVTVEKAESLVDQIQELCDTQDEVSQTLAGGVTNGLDFDSEELEKELDILLQDTTKEPLDLSSNPHETFYTNSVPNPRISDAELEAELEKLSLSEGGLVPSSKSPKRQLEPTL; from the exons ATGTGGTCCCCGGAGCGGGAGGCCGAGGCCCCGGCCGGGGGAGACCCGGCGGGCCTACTGCCCCCCGAgtgggaggaggatgaggagcGCATGTCCTTCCTGTTCTCCGCCTTCAAGAGGAGTCGCGAGGTGAACAGCACCGACTGGGACAGCAAGATGGGCTTCTGGGCGCCGCTGGTGCTGAGCCACAGCCGCCGCCAGGGGGTGGTGCGCCTGCGTCTGCGGGACTTGCAGGAGGCCTTCCAGCGCAAGGGCAGCGTCCCGCTGGGGCTGGCCACGGTGCTGCAGGACCTGCTGCG TCGAGGAGAGTTGCAGCGGGAGTCAGACTTCATGGCCAGTGTGGACAGCAGCTGGATCTCCTGGGGGGTCGGAGTCTTCCTGCTGAAGCCCCTCAAGTGGACTCTTTCTAACATGCTGGGGGATAATAAAGTTCCAGCCGAGGAAGTACTTGTGGCTGTGGAGCTGCTTAAG GAAAAGGCCGAGGAGGTGTATCGTCTATATCAGAACTCCCCGCTCTCTTCCCACCCTGTGGTGGCCCTGTCGGAGCTAAGCACACTTTGCGCCAACTCCTGCCCAGATGAGAGGACCTTCTACCTAGTGCTGCTGCAGctgcagaaggagaagagagtcACAGTCCTCGAGCAGAATGGGGAAAAG ATTGTGAAGTTTGCCCGGGGGCCACATGCCAAGGTCTCTCCTGTCAACGACGTAGACGTTGGGGTATACCAGCTGATGCAGAGTGAGCAGCTTCTCTCGCGCAAAGTGGAGTCCTTATCCCAGGAAGCAGAGAG GTGTAAAGAAGAAGCCCGCCGGGCATGCCGAGCAGGAAAGAAGCAACTG GCACTGAGGTCTCTCAAAGCCAAGCAACGGACGGAGAAGCGTATTGAGGCCCTGCATGCCAAGCTGGACACTGTTCAAGGCATCCTGGACCGGATCTATGCCTCGCAGACGGATCAGATG GTTTTCAATGCCTACCAGGCTGGGGTAGGAGCACTAAAACTCTCCATGAAAGATGTCACAGTGGAGAAGGCAGAGAGCCTTGTGGATCAGATCCAAGAG CTGTGTGACACCCAGGATGAAGTTTCTCAGACTCTGGCTGGGGGGGTAACCAATGGCTTAG attttgacAGTGAGGAACTGGAGAAGGAACTGGACATCCTCCTTCAGGATACCACCAAAGAACCTTTGGATCTGTCCAGCAACCCCCATGAGACATTTTACACCAACAGTGTGCCTAACCCTAGGATCTCGGATGCTGAACTTGAAGCTGAACTTGAGAAACTGTCTTTATCAGAGGGAG GTTTGGTCCCAAGTAGTAAATCTCCGAAAAGGCAATTAGAACCTACTCTCTAA